The DNA sequence CAGCGTCCAGGTCATTGGCCGGCGCGCCTTCCACTGGGGAGTACTGGAAGCAGCCGACGCGATCGAGCTGGGCTTCGGTCAGCCAGTCGAGCAGGTACTGGAAGTCTTCCTCGGTTTCGCCAGGGAAGCCGACGATGAAGGTCGAACGGATGATCAGGTCCGGGCACTGCTCGCGCCACTTCTTGATTCGCGCCAGGGTCTTGTCTTCAAAGGCCGGGCGTTTCATGGCCTTGAGGACTTTCGGGCTGGCGTGCTGGAAAGGAATATCCAGGTACGGGAGGATTTTCCCGGCGGCCATCAATGGGATCACGTCGTCGACGTTCGGGTACGGGTAGACGTAGTGCAGACGCACCCAGACGCCGAGCGTGCTGAGGGCTTCACAGAGTTCCAGCATGCGGGTTTTCACCGGCTGGCCGTTCCAGAAGTCGGTCTTGTACTTGACGTCTACGCCATAGGCGCTGGTGTCCTGGGAGATGACCAGGATCTCTTTGACGCCGGCCTTGACCAGGCGCTCGGCCTCACTGAGTACGTCGCCGACCGGACGGCTGACCAGCTTGCCGCGCATGGACGGGATGATGCAGAAGCTGCAGCTGTGGTTGCAGCCTTCGGAAATCTTCAGGTATGCATAGTGGCGCGGGGTCAGCTTGATCCCTTGTGGCGGAACCAGGTCGATCAGGGGGTTGTGATCGAGCTTGGGTGGCACCACTTCGTGGACGGCATTGACCACCTGCTCGTACTGCTGTGGGCCGGTGACGGCCAGTACGCTGGGGTGCACGTTGCGGATGGCGCTTTCTTCGACGCCCATGCAGCCGGTCACGATGACCTTGCCGTTTTCGGCGATGGCTTCGCCGATCACTTCCA is a window from the Pseudomonas sp. LS1212 genome containing:
- the rimO gene encoding 30S ribosomal protein S12 methylthiotransferase RimO, which encodes MSTTPVPSAPKVGFVSLGCPKALVDSERILTQLRMEGYEVVSTYQDADVVVVNTCGFIDTAKAESLEVIGEAIAENGKVIVTGCMGVEESAIRNVHPSVLAVTGPQQYEQVVNAVHEVVPPKLDHNPLIDLVPPQGIKLTPRHYAYLKISEGCNHSCSFCIIPSMRGKLVSRPVGDVLSEAERLVKAGVKEILVISQDTSAYGVDVKYKTDFWNGQPVKTRMLELCEALSTLGVWVRLHYVYPYPNVDDVIPLMAAGKILPYLDIPFQHASPKVLKAMKRPAFEDKTLARIKKWREQCPDLIIRSTFIVGFPGETEEDFQYLLDWLTEAQLDRVGCFQYSPVEGAPANDLDAEVVPDEVKQDRWDRFMAHQQEISAQRLQLKIGKEIEVLIDEVDEQGAVGRCFFDAPEIDGNVYIESDKDLKPGDKVWCRVTDADEYDLWAETI